The following nucleotide sequence is from Trifolium pratense cultivar HEN17-A07 linkage group LG2, ARS_RC_1.1, whole genome shotgun sequence.
CAGTTCTAGTGTCTGTGAGAAGCATTAAGAAGGACGGTTGCAATGCCCTCTGAAAGTACTGACAATTTTTACAGCTCTGGACCCTCACATCTAACTTATGTCAATTGGTAAGATCTATATATCAAACAAATCTTAATTCCACTTTAACTTTTCATGGTGAGTTAGTTATGGTTTTTGGTTATTAAGATTTCATTTTCCATTTTATGCAGGGATAATGAATATCATCGAAAATCAGTAGCTTCTAGTTTGGTCAATGGTGTTTATGTTCTAGAAAATGACCGCCAAAAACAACGAAAAGGTTCCGATTCACTAGCATGTAAATGGTGGGAATTCTTCCATTTTAAGCTGCTTGATACACTTATTGATGATGTTGATAGTTCCATATTTGGTGCAATTTATGAGTTCAAGCCTCAACCATCAATGTACAACGACACCTTACACAAAAGCCCGCGATATGTAATTGCGTTTCGAGGGACTACAATTAAACCAGAGTCATTTTTGCGCGATATGGAGTTGGATCTAACAATTCTCAGACATGGACTTCATCTAACATCACGTGCGAAGATAGCTACCGAAGCTGTAAGAAAGACGGTACTGGATAGGGTTGGTGGTAATGGTTCCAAGATATGGTTGGCTGGTCATTCTCTAGGATCAAGCATCGCTTTGCATGCCGGCAAAATAATGGCTAAAAGTGACATTGAATCTTTTCTTTTCAACCCTCCATTTCCATCTGCTCCAATTAATCAGATTATTAAGAGTAAGAAATTGAAACAGGGGATTCGATTTGGTGGCAGCGTGGTAAAACTTGGAGTCGGCTTTATTACTCTGGATTCAGATAAGAGAAGATCGTCCAATGATTCATTTTCTGCTTTGTCTGGTTGGATTCCAAACTTATTTGTGAATCCATCTGACTATATATGTTCGGAGTATGTTGCATACTTCGAACATAGAAGCAAAATGAAGAAATATGGTGCTGGTTGGATTGAAAAGAGAGCAACACAAATCTCAGTTGGTTGTGAATTCATGAGAGCTGTAGGGATGGAATCTGAACCTCTGCATCTCATTCCTTCAGCTAATTTGACAGTGAATTTAACCCGTCAGAAGAATCGCATAAAAGCACATGGAATTGACCAGTGGTGGAAACCAAACTTACAGTTGAAATCCGAGAAGCACAAATACAAATACTAGTAGTTCTTCTACTTATTGTGTATACTCAATTGCTGCATGTATTGATTGAGCTACGTTGTTTATGATTTTCCATTTGAAATTACTTCCAAAGCAAGTAGCAAATGCTACTAATTAAGCTGTTGtatgaagaaaaaattaaagtgacattattcttttaaatataaaaaatactattgtttatttttttaatgaattaagATCATTTTATCCTTCCAATTAAATTAAAGATGAGTAAATTTTTATTGGCATGTAAACAGTTCAATATCAAACCATATGGTAGAATTTgaagttaataaatttttagttaaaGACACATTATTTATAAGAAATCGAATTTAAATTTTGACCAGAACAATTCTTTTTcgtatttttcttctttgtgaGTACTTCCGCTACTCCTCCTTGTAATATTTTCCTCTTGTTTTTGTAActtcttttgtttttacaaacttgcaattttgtcCCCCTAACTTTAGCCCATTTTGTAAAAGGATGACCCTGCACCGCACATGTGGCAAGAAACTCACGTGCCACGTCAGCATATTTCACCACAtggac
It contains:
- the LOC123908897 gene encoding GDSL esterase/lipase At4g10955-like, coding for MPSESTDNFYSSGPSHLTYVNWDNEYHRKSVASSLVNGVYVLENDRQKQRKGSDSLACKWWEFFHFKLLDTLIDDVDSSIFGAIYEFKPQPSMYNDTLHKSPRYVIAFRGTTIKPESFLRDMELDLTILRHGLHLTSRAKIATEAVRKTVLDRVGGNGSKIWLAGHSLGSSIALHAGKIMAKSDIESFLFNPPFPSAPINQIIKSKKLKQGIRFGGSVVKLGVGFITLDSDKRRSSNDSFSALSGWIPNLFVNPSDYICSEYVAYFEHRSKMKKYGAGWIEKRATQISVGCEFMRAVGMESEPLHLIPSANLTVNLTRQKNRIKAHGIDQWWKPNLQLKSEKHKYKY